From Woronichinia naegeliana WA131, the proteins below share one genomic window:
- a CDS encoding type II toxin-antitoxin system HicB family antitoxin encodes MTKSSSFTAIIYKEDDMYIAECPEVGTVDQGETIEQAIAGLKEATRLYLEEFPLPKTSPRFVTSIEVSYA; translated from the coding sequence ATGACTAAAAGTAGCAGCTTTACAGCCATTATCTACAAAGAAGATGATATGTACATTGCCGAATGTCCAGAGGTGGGTACAGTCGATCAGGGGGAAACAATTGAACAGGCGATCGCGGGATTAAAAGAAGCGACTCGGCTGTATTTAGAGGAATTTCCTCTTCCAAAAACGTCACCTAGATTTGTGACCAGTATAGAGGTTAGCTATGCCTAA
- a CDS encoding type II toxin-antitoxin system HicA family toxin: protein MPKMPRISAKEAIRALERLGFEQVRQTGSHVVMKKETQEGEIGCVVPLHRELKIGTLSGVLKQARITVEDFIDNL, encoded by the coding sequence ATGCCTAAAATGCCACGAATTTCAGCCAAAGAAGCAATTCGTGCGTTAGAGCGCTTAGGATTTGAGCAAGTTCGTCAAACTGGTAGTCATGTTGTCATGAAAAAGGAAACCCAAGAAGGCGAGATCGGTTGTGTCGTGCCTTTACATCGAGAATTGAAGATAGGCACATTGAGTGGAGTACTCAAACAAGCGCGAATTACAGTAGAAGATTTTATCGATAATCTGTAA
- a CDS encoding Uma2 family endonuclease yields the protein MIAVKGNFPKLTPEEYFAWEEKQLEKHELINGQVYAMSGGSVNHSRIAIRFATMVDTHLDASHCITGNSDLKVKIFGTNNYTYPDVSVTCDDHDKTTDQYITYPCLIIEVLSPSTETYDRSGKFRLYRKNPVLQDYLLVSSISIEIDLYHKNEAGDWLIINYQAGDTVELKSINLSFPIEQIYRNLDLTPETESTQLS from the coding sequence ATGATCGCAGTTAAAGGAAACTTTCCAAAACTTACCCCAGAAGAATACTTTGCTTGGGAAGAAAAGCAACTAGAAAAACACGAACTGATTAACGGTCAAGTTTACGCCATGAGCGGCGGTAGCGTTAATCATAGCCGCATTGCAATTCGATTTGCGACTATGGTTGATACCCATTTAGACGCTAGTCACTGCATAACAGGTAACTCAGACCTTAAAGTTAAAATTTTTGGCACAAATAACTACACCTATCCAGATGTCAGCGTCACCTGCGACGATCACGATAAAACTACAGACCAATACATTACATACCCTTGCCTCATCATTGAAGTTCTTTCACCTAGCACTGAAACCTATGATCGTAGTGGCAAATTTAGACTGTACCGCAAAAATCCAGTCTTACAGGATTATTTATTAGTGAGTTCCATCAGCATCGAAATAGATTTGTATCACAAAAACGAAGCAGGTGATTGGTTAATTATTAACTATCAAGCAGGTGACACCGTGGAACTCAAAAGTATTAATTTAAGCTTTCCCATTGAGCAAATCTATCGCAACCTCGATCTTACACCAGAGACTGAATCAACCCAATTATCCTAA